TCGTTCATCAAGCAGCAAATGGCCGCCACCGGAGCCGTGTTCGGCGGCGAGCACTCCGCGCACTACTACTTCCGCGACTTCTGGGGCGCCGACTCCGGCATGCTCGCGGCCCTGCACGTACTTGCCGCGCTCGGCGAGAAAGACCGGCCGGTGTCGGACCTGATGTCGTCGTACGCAACGTATGCGGCCTCCGGAGAGATCAATTCCACAGTGGCCGATGCGAAGGAGCGGACGATGGCCGTAGTAGAGGCTTTCGCGGACCGGGCGCACTCGGTGGACCGGCTGGACGGGGTGACTGTGCAGCTGGCCGACGACGCCTGGTTCAACCTGCGCGCGTCGAATACCGAACCGTTGCTCCGGCTCAACGTCGAGGCCCGATCGGCGGAGGAAGTAGACGTACTCGTAACCGAGATCCTGAGCATCGTCCGCTCCTGACTGGAATAGTGGAATCACAGGCCTTGGATTCGCCCGACTCGGTCTCGGTGTGGCAGCTGAACCGGGTGGGCGCGGGGGCGGAAACGACACAGCGCGATGAGGGGAGGTGGGACGCCCGATGATCGCTGGAACACCGGTGCTCGACCTCGACGATGCCGCTTCGCTCGAGGCGGCCGATACCGGCGGCGCCCTGCGCTCGGCCGCCTCGGGCGGCGCCCAGGTGCGCGCCACCGCGGCGGCCGTCGGTGAGAATGCGCTGGCCCGCCTTGCTGACCTGAGACCGCGCAGCGTGGTGCTGGTTGCCGGTTCCGGACGCGCGGCGCGTGCCGCGAGTCTGCTGGTCGCCGCTCTCGGCGATCGCGCAGGCCTACCCGTCGTGCCCGCGACCGCCTTGCCACCGTGGGTCGGACCGCTGGACGTCGTGCTCGTCTCCGGGGACGACGCGGGCGATCCGCGCCTCATCGACGCCATCGACCGGGCGCTGCGCCGCGGCGCCGAGGTGGTCGTCGCCGCGCCGCACGAGGGCCCGCTGCGCGCCGCGGCGGCCGGTCGGGCCGCACTGCTGGAACCGAGGGTGCAGGTGCTCGATCACAACCGCCTGCTGCGCTTCCTGGCCGCCGGAATCGCGGTACTGCGTGCGATCGACCCCCTCCGCGCCGGCGCCGCAGTCCCCGATCTCACCGAGCTGGCCGACGTGCTCGACGCGGAGGCGCTGCGCGACGGCCCGCAGAACGAGGTCTTCCACAACCCGGCCAAGACGCTGGCCGCCCGAATGCAACAACGCGGCATCGTGCTCGCGGGCGACTCGCCGGCCGCGGCCGAACTCGCCGAGCATGGCGCCGAGGTGCTGCTGCAGTCCGCGGGCCGGGTGTGTGCCGCGGTGGATCTCGCCGAGGCCGTCGCGGCGAAGGGCCGAATTGCCGAGGCGGCAGGCGGATCGACGCCCGACTTCGATCCACTGTTCCATGACGAGGAGCTCGACGGGCCCGCGCCGGTCGAGCGCATCCGGGTGTTCATGCTCAGCACCGATCCCGATCAGGCGGCCGCGCGCCGCCGGATCGCGGTGTTCGACGGCGCGGCGTCGAGCCCGGTGGACGCCGATCTGGTCAATGCCGACGTCGATCTGCTGCGCACCGACCTGACCGACCCCGCCGCGCCCGCGCAGACCCATTCCGAGGAGTCCGCATCCGGGCACGGCACCGAACTCGAACAGCTCGCCGTGCTCGCGCTGCGACTGGAGATGGCCGCCGCCTACCTGGGGCTGATCGGATCCCGCCCCGCCGCGGCCGACAGCCAGGGGCAGTACGGGGGAAGCTACTAGTGCACGAACTCGTCGGTGCGCTGCGGTCGTATGCCTGGGGATCGCGCACCGCACTCGCTCAGCTGTGCGGACGGCCCGTTCCTTCCGCGCACCCGGAGGCCGAACTCTGGTTCGGCGCCCATCCGGCCGACCCCGCGCAGGTACGGATCGGTGACCACACCATCTCGCTGCTCGAACTCGTCGCAGCCGACCCGGACCGGGAATTGGGCGCCGCCGCACCGGAATTCGGTGGGAAGCTGCCGTTCCTGTTGAAGGTCCTCGCCGCCGAGGAGCCGCTGTCGCTGCAGGCACACCCCAGCACGGCACAGGCCGAGGCCGGATTCGAACGGGAGAACCGGGCGCGGGTGCCGCTGGACTCGCCGATGCGCAACTACCGCGACGGCAACCACAAGCCCGAACTGATCGTCGCGCTGGACCGGTTCGAGGCGCTGGCCGGATTCCGTGACCCACGCCGCACGGTCGAGCTGTTACGCGCGCTGCGCGTGGACGGGCTCGCCTCCTATGCCGATCTGCTTGCCGCCCAACCGGATTCGGCGGGTCTGCGCACCCTGTTCACCACCTGGATCACGCTGCCGCACCATGTGCTCGCCACACTGCTGCCCGCTGTGCTGGACGGCTGCGTGCGCTATCTGTCCGGCAAGGGCAAGCGCGAATTCGTCCCCGAAGCCCGCACCGCGCTCGAACTCGCCGAGGCCTACCCCGGCGACGCCGGCGTGCTCGCTGCACTGCTGCTGAACCGGTTGACATTGGAACCGGGCCAGGGCCTGTTCCTCGCGGCCGGAAACCTGCATGCCTACCTACGCGGACTCGGCGTGGAGATCATGGCCAACTCCGACAATGTGCTGCGCGGCGGTCTCACGCCCAAGCACGTAGACGTGCCGGAACTCTTACGGGTGCTGGACTTCGAGCCGATCAACCTGCCCGTCGTGCTGCCGGAACCGGCAGGCGGCGGGTCGGTGCGCTACCGCACGCCCGCCCCGGAGTTCGTGCTGCGGCGCTTCGACCTCGTCGCAGGCTCCGCGAAGGTGCCGCTGACCGCGGCGGGGCCGGGCATCGTGCTGTGCACGGCGGGCGCGGTGCGACTGTTCCAGAACGGCTCCCTGCTCGAGCTCGAACGTGGCGCCGCCGCATGGATCTCCGCGGCCGACACCGATATCCGCGCCCAGGCGGTGAACGGTAATGCCCAGCTGTTCTGCGCGTGTGTGGGCGGAACCAATTGACCGATCCGAATTGTCCGGTCCGGCTGTCATAGGCGTACCTCCGCATTCGCTCCGGCCATGCGCGGGCTGACGATGGCCTACGTCCGACTGCGCCCATTAGGCGTACCTCCGCATTCGCTCCGGCCATGCGCGGGCTGACGATGGCCTACGTCCGACTGCGCCCATTAGGCGTACCTCCGCATTCGCTCCGGCCATGCGCGGGCTGACGATGGCCTACGTCCGACTGCGCCCATTAGGCGTACCTCCGCATTCGCTCCGGCCATGCGCGGGCTGACGATGGCCTACGTCCGACTGCGCCCATTAGTCTGTTCGCGGATAGGTCGAAAACAGAGAGGACATGCTTCCATGTCAGCTGGTGGTGGCAAGAAGGCGATAATCGCGGCGTTGTCGGCGAACGCGGGGATCGCCGTGGCGAAGTTCGTCGGCGCGGCGATCACCGGCTCCGGGTCTATGCTCGCCGAGGCGGTGCACTCCGTGGCCGACACTGGCAACCAGGGACTCCTGCTGCTCGGTCAGCGCCGCGCCGAGCGTGAGGCCGACGCGCTGCACCCGTTCGGGTACGCGCGCAACCGCTACTTCTATTCGTTCATCGTGGCGCTGGTCCTGTTCACGCTCGGCTCCGGATACGCGATCTACGAGGGCATCCACAAGATCCAGCATCCGGAGGAGCTCAGTTCGCCGCTCGTGGCGATCGTCATCTTGGTGATCGCGATCGGGCTGGAGTCCTACAGCTTCATGACCGCGATCCGGGAATCCAAGCCGCTCAAGGGTGATGCGAGCTGGTGGCGGTTCATTCGCAATTCGCGCAGCCCCGAACTTCCGGTGGTGCTGCTGGAGGACACCGGCGCGCTGGTCGGTCTGCTCCTCGCGTTCGCGGGCGTCGGCCTGACCATGCTCACTGGCGACGCGGTCTGGGACGGCGTCGGCACCCTGGCCATCGGCGGGCTGCTCGGCGTGATCGCGATCGTGCTCATCGTGGAGATGCAGAGCCTGCTGATCGGCGAGGGCGCGACCCCCGACGAGGACCGGCTGATCCGCGAGAATCTGGTCGACGGTACCCGCATCGACCGGTTGATCCACCTCAAGACCCAGTACCTCGGCCCCGACGAGCTGCTGGTGGCCGCGAAGATCGGCGTGGTTCCCGGCCTCGACGTCGCCGCCATCGCCACCGCGATCGACGACGCCGAATCCCGCGTGCGCTCCACTGTCCCCGCCGCCCGCGTCATCTACCTCGAACCCGACCTCTACCGCACCGAACTCGCCAACAGGTAAGCCTTCGCGCACCGCCGATAACCGGCATGGCGCAAGCATTCGGGCGAGCTGGTCGGGCGTGCGCTGGATCAGCGAAGCTGCGGGGTACGGGTCCGGAGGAGGTCCAGGGGGTCGGTGTGGACAGCGAAGCGCCCGCGCAGAGCGTGGCGGGCAGCGTGCATGCCGTTCATGCCGTGCACGCCCGGGCCGGGCGGGGTCGCCGACGAGCACAGGTAGACGCCGGGAATGGGTGTGGCGTAAGGGTTCCAACGCACGGCGGGGCGGAAGGCGAACTGGCGCAGGGACATCGCGCCCGCGGAGATGTCGCCGCCGACATAGTTGGCATTGTGCGCGGGCATCTCGGCCGCGGTGCGGACATTCTCGGCCACGATCAGGTCGCGGAAACCCGGCGCGAAACGCTCGACCTGGGCGATCACGGCGTCACTGACGTCGCGGGTGGAGCCGTTCGGCACGTGCGCGTAGGTATAGAACGTGTGGCTGCCCGCGGGTGCCCGGGTCGAATCGACCACGCCGGGTTGGATGGACAGCACATAGGGCCGTTCGGCGTGTCGCCCTGCGGCGACGGCGTGTTCCGCCGCCATGGCCTCGGCGCGAGTGCCGATGACGTGCACCGTCCCGGCCAGCTCGCAGCCATCGGCCCGCCAAGGCACCGGTCCGGACAACGCGAAGTCGACCTTGCACGCCGCGCCACCGTAGCGGAAACGCCGCAGTCGCTCGGCATATCGCGCGGGCAGCCGGTCGCCTGCGATGCGCAGCAGTTCGGCAGGGGCGAGGTCGAGCATGATCGCGCGGGCGTCGGAGAACTCGTCCAGCGAGTCGACCCGGTGCCCGGTGGATATCCGTCCGCCGAGGCGTTCGAGTTCGGCGATGAGAGCATCGGGGATCGCCTGGCTACCGCCGCGCGGAACAACCCAGCCTCCGGCGTGGGCCAGGGTGCCGAGCAGCAGTCCGGCGCCCGCGGCGGTGATGGCGCGCGGCGGGATGATCGCGTGCGTGGCGATGCCGGTGAGCAGGGCGGGCGCGGCCTGGTCACGAAACCTGATGTTCCACAACGGCGTGCCTTGCTCCAGGGTTCGTAGCCCGAACCGGAAGGCGGTCCCGAGCCCCGGTGGCATCCGGCGCAGATCCGACATGGCGAAATCGACCACGTCCGACCAGTGCCGTACCAGCGGCGCGAACAGGGAACGCCAGGCCGCACCGTCCCGGCCGAGGCCATCGACGGTCCGCTCCAGATCCCGCCAGGCCAGTCCGGCCACACCGCCGTCGAGCGGATGCGCGTAGGACACCTCCGGCGCGAGTAGCTCGACACCGTGCGCCTCGAGATCGAACGCGCGAAAGAACGGCGACGCCAACGCCATCGGATGCGCACCGGCGCACACGTCATGCCGGTATCCGGGCACGGTCAGCTCGGCTGTGCGCGATCCACCCCCGGCCGTCGCCTCGGCTTCGTACACCTCCACCGCAAGACCGGCCCTGGCCAGGATTACCGCGGCGGCGAGCCCGTTCGGCCCGGAGCCGACCACCACCACATCAGCCATGCCCCCCACGCTACCGACCTCGACGGGCGAGCCGACTCCGCCAGGTCCGGTCGGGTGAGCGGCGCGCCGACGGCGGCGAGCCATTCGGCTACTAGGAACGTGAGGCGTTGGTCGCGGAGTTCGGGGCGGAGGCGTCGGCCACGTTCGAGAGCTCGGCGCGGCGGCGCTACGCGCTCGGCATCGCGACCCTCGTCATCGCGCTCGTCCCGATCGGCGACATGCTGACCGTGCTGAGCTGGAGCGGTTCCACCGCGACCGCATTCGGCGTCCACGGCCTGACCGCCGTTCTCGTCGCGCTGACCGGCGTGCTGCTCATCCGTGAGCAGAGTCTCCGGAACCGCACCGTGTCGAGGCCGGACGCGGTTGGTGCTGGCACCTGAAGCCAGCCGCCCGGGGCACCACCTCGGCATACCGTGCTGACCTCGCACAAGGAACTCGTCGAGTGGCTGAAGCCGAGCACGGTTTCGGACACGCCCACGCCTCCGGCAGCACCCAGCACTACCTTCACCCGGAGAAG
The DNA window shown above is from Nocardia sp. NBC_01730 and carries:
- the manA gene encoding mannose-6-phosphate isomerase, class I, whose translation is MHELVGALRSYAWGSRTALAQLCGRPVPSAHPEAELWFGAHPADPAQVRIGDHTISLLELVAADPDRELGAAAPEFGGKLPFLLKVLAAEEPLSLQAHPSTAQAEAGFERENRARVPLDSPMRNYRDGNHKPELIVALDRFEALAGFRDPRRTVELLRALRVDGLASYADLLAAQPDSAGLRTLFTTWITLPHHVLATLLPAVLDGCVRYLSGKGKREFVPEARTALELAEAYPGDAGVLAALLLNRLTLEPGQGLFLAAGNLHAYLRGLGVEIMANSDNVLRGGLTPKHVDVPELLRVLDFEPINLPVVLPEPAGGGSVRYRTPAPEFVLRRFDLVAGSAKVPLTAAGPGIVLCTAGAVRLFQNGSLLELERGAAAWISAADTDIRAQAVNGNAQLFCACVGGTN
- a CDS encoding phytoene desaturase family protein, giving the protein MADVVVVGSGPNGLAAAVILARAGLAVEVYEAEATAGGGSRTAELTVPGYRHDVCAGAHPMALASPFFRAFDLEAHGVELLAPEVSYAHPLDGGVAGLAWRDLERTVDGLGRDGAAWRSLFAPLVRHWSDVVDFAMSDLRRMPPGLGTAFRFGLRTLEQGTPLWNIRFRDQAAPALLTGIATHAIIPPRAITAAGAGLLLGTLAHAGGWVVPRGGSQAIPDALIAELERLGGRISTGHRVDSLDEFSDARAIMLDLAPAELLRIAGDRLPARYAERLRRFRYGGAACKVDFALSGPVPWRADGCELAGTVHVIGTRAEAMAAEHAVAAGRHAERPYVLSIQPGVVDSTRAPAGSHTFYTYAHVPNGSTRDVSDAVIAQVERFAPGFRDLIVAENVRTAAEMPAHNANYVGGDISAGAMSLRQFAFRPAVRWNPYATPIPGVYLCSSATPPGPGVHGMNGMHAARHALRGRFAVHTDPLDLLRTRTPQLR
- a CDS encoding tobH protein, producing the protein MIAGTPVLDLDDAASLEAADTGGALRSAASGGAQVRATAAAVGENALARLADLRPRSVVLVAGSGRAARAASLLVAALGDRAGLPVVPATALPPWVGPLDVVLVSGDDAGDPRLIDAIDRALRRGAEVVVAAPHEGPLRAAAAGRAALLEPRVQVLDHNRLLRFLAAGIAVLRAIDPLRAGAAVPDLTELADVLDAEALRDGPQNEVFHNPAKTLAARMQQRGIVLAGDSPAAAELAEHGAEVLLQSAGRVCAAVDLAEAVAAKGRIAEAAGGSTPDFDPLFHDEELDGPAPVERIRVFMLSTDPDQAAARRRIAVFDGAASSPVDADLVNADVDLLRTDLTDPAAPAQTHSEESASGHGTELEQLAVLALRLEMAAAYLGLIGSRPAAADSQGQYGGSY
- a CDS encoding cation diffusion facilitator family transporter, which produces MSAGGGKKAIIAALSANAGIAVAKFVGAAITGSGSMLAEAVHSVADTGNQGLLLLGQRRAEREADALHPFGYARNRYFYSFIVALVLFTLGSGYAIYEGIHKIQHPEELSSPLVAIVILVIAIGLESYSFMTAIRESKPLKGDASWWRFIRNSRSPELPVVLLEDTGALVGLLLAFAGVGLTMLTGDAVWDGVGTLAIGGLLGVIAIVLIVEMQSLLIGEGATPDEDRLIRENLVDGTRIDRLIHLKTQYLGPDELLVAAKIGVVPGLDVAAIATAIDDAESRVRSTVPAARVIYLEPDLYRTELANR
- a CDS encoding DUF4267 domain-containing protein, with amino-acid sequence MVAEFGAEASATFESSARRRYALGIATLVIALVPIGDMLTVLSWSGSTATAFGVHGLTAVLVALTGVLLIREQSLRNRTVSRPDAVGAGT